A DNA window from Centropristis striata isolate RG_2023a ecotype Rhode Island chromosome 10, C.striata_1.0, whole genome shotgun sequence contains the following coding sequences:
- the LOC131978893 gene encoding small membrane A-kinase anchor protein-like, with translation MGCVKSKRSDSATQNANSTEKADGKAKGAKGEKAYLIHSETGSPENSPQVNPVLLEYAQRLSEEIVARAVQQWVEVDRRYIDIPYIECDVP, from the coding sequence ATGGGGTGCGTCAAATCCAAGAGGAGCGACTCTGCGACCCAGAATGCAAACTCCACAGAGAAGGCGGACGGCAAAGCCAAGGGAGCGAAGGGCGAGAAAGCCTACTTGATCCACTCGGAGACGGGCTCGCCGGAGAACTCTCCCCAGGTCAACCCGGTGCTGCTGGAGTACGCCCAGAGGCTGTCCGAGGAGATCGTGGCCCGGGCCGTGCAGCAGTGGGTGGAGGTGGACCGCCGCTACATCGACATCCCCTACATTGAATGTGACGTGCCGTGA
- the mstnb gene encoding growth/differentiation factor 8 produces the protein MHLSQIVLYLSLLVALGPVVLSDQETHQQPSATSPPDTEPCTTCEVRQQIKTMRLNAIKSQILSKLRMKEAPNISRDIVKQLLPKAPPLQQLLDQYDVLGDDNKDAVMEEDDEHAVTETIMMMATEPGSVVQVDGEPKCCFFSFIQKFQANRIVRAQLWVHLRAADEATTVFLQISRLMPVTDGSRHIRIRSLKIDVSAGVSSWQSIDVKQVLTVWLRQPETNWGIEINAFDSRGNDLAVTSAEPGEEGLQPFMEVKISEGPKRARRDSGLDCDENSPESRCCRYPLTVDFEDFGWDWIIAPKRYKANYCSGECEYMHLQKYPHTHLVNKANPRGTAGPCCTPTKMSPINMLYFNRKEQIIYGKIPSMVVDRCGCS, from the exons ATGCATCTGTCTCAGATTGTGCTGTATCTGAGCTTGCTTGTTGCTTTGGGTCCAGTAGTTTTGAGTGACCAAGAGACGCACCAGCAGCCCTCCGCCACCAGCCCGCCGGACACGGAGCCGTGCACAACCTGCGAGGTCCGGCAGCAGATCAAAACCATGCGATTAAACGCGATCAAGTCTCAGATTTTGAGCAAGCTGCGAATGAAAGAAGCTCCCAACATCAGCCGAGATATCGTGAAGCAGCTCCTGCCCAAAGCGCCGCCGCTGCAGCAGCTCCTCGACCAGTACGACGTGCTGGGAGACGACAACAAGGATGCGGTTATGGAGGAGGACGACGAGCATGCCGTCACGGAGACAATCATGATGATGGCCACGGAAC CTGGGTCCGTCGTCCAAGTGGATGGGGAACCAAAGTGctgctttttctcttttattcaaAAGTTTCAAGCCAATCGAATAGTCCGGGCTCAGCTCTGGGTGCATCTGCGCGCTGCGGACGAGGCGACCACGGTGTTCCTGCAGATCTCGCGGCTGATGCCGGTCACGGACGGGAGCAGGCACATACGCATCCGCTCCCTGAAGATCGACGTGAGCGCCGGGGTGAGCTCTTGGCAAAGTATAGACGTCAAACAAGTGTTGACTGTGTGGCTGCGGCAGCCGGAGACCAACTGGGGCATCGAGATTAACGCCTTCGATTCGAGGGGGAATGACTTGGCCGTGACCTCCGCAGAGCCTGGAGAGGAAGGACTG CAACCGTTCATGGAGGTGAAGATCTCGGAGGGCCCCAAGCGTGCCAGGAGAGACTCGGGCCTGGACTGTGACGAGAACTCTCCAGAGTCCAGGTGCTGCCGCTACCCACTCACAGTGGACTTTGAAGACTTTGGTTGGGACTGGATTATTGCCCCAAAGCGCTACAAGGCCAACTATTGCTCCGGGGAGTGTGAGTACATGCACTTGCAGAAGTATCCGCACACCCACCTGGTGAACAAAGCCAACCCCAGAGGGACCGCGGGTCCCTGCTGCACCCCGACCAAGATGTCGCCCATCAACATGCTCTACTTTAACCGAAAAGAGCAGATAATCTACGGCAAGATCCCTTCCATGGTGGTGGACCGTTGTGGATGCTCTTGA